The region CACCGAGGACTGCCCGCTGGCCATCTTTACCTTGGTGGCCCAGCTGGTCATCACCGGGCTGGCCGAGATCTTCGTCACGGGGGCCTTCCTGGCCAAGTTGGCGCGCCCCAAGAAGCGAGCCGAGACCATCAAGTTCAGCCGCTGCGCGGTGGTGTGCCGCCGGCAGGGGCAACTGCGCCTCATGATTCAGGTCGCCAACATGCGCAAGAGTCCGCTCATCCAGTGCCAGCTCAGCGGCAAGCTCTTACACGCCAACGTCACCCAGGAGGGCGAGAAGACCCAAGTCCACCAGACTTCGGTGAACTTCTACGTGGACTCCAGCAGCGATTGCCCGTTCCTCATCCTCCCGCTCACTTTCTACCACGTCCTGGATGAGCGCAGCCCCTTGGCCGGGCTCAGCGCCGAAAATCTGCAAAGCCGCGAGATGGAGCTGCTGGTGACGCTCAACGCCACCATGGAGTCCACGGCGGCGACGACGCAGAGCAGGACGTCCTACGTGCCCGCCGAGATCCTCTGGGGCTACGAGTTCAAGCCGGTGATTTTCGCCACGGCCGGCGGGAGATACGTGGCGGACTTCAACTTCTTTGACAAAGTTCAGGTCAGCAGCGACGCCGCGTCCCTCAAAAACGCGGAAAAGCTCAAGCTGGAGGAGAACTACAAGAAGGAGTAGCTGTGCTGCGTTGATTCGGGTCTGCAAGCGGGAAAATGTTACGCTCGGGTTTGGGACTCCTCATCCAAAGTCctacaaatgttttgaaaatatgaaaaggaACATTCCAAACCATGCTAAGCTACGAAATTGATATTCACGCGTAGCAGTAGAAATACGAATACGGGGAGAGACATTTAGGTAGttgtcaaatgaaaataatgcagGCTGTCGCTATGATTTGTAGCTACTCGGCCACAGTGAAGGCAGCTTAGTTTTGGCAGCATTAGTTAGCACATGCTAATAATGtcatttgtgattttgtttttgggggcggggtacAAACTGAAATTTAACATGTACCGAAGTAAAATGTGATCCGTTTTAAGGCTTTCactacaaaaaatgtttgtcgtatttgttttctctttcgtTGTCAACTTCACGCTCTTCTTGTGACAAGAACCGAAACTGTTTGCTATGAACACTCAAGACTCCGAAACACGACTCATCTTTTCACTGACATAATGTACCGTATATAAACAGAATGACACATTCAAGTCAATTTTGGGTGCTGTTGGCTGTCGTTACGTTTGGCTGCTTTATGTCCAGTGGCGCGACCCGACCAGAAAGTTGTCGtgttccccctccctcacccgtCTAATTCCTCATCCTCGCTCATTTTAAGAGTGACGTTGCTAAAAGGTAAACCAAATTTTACTTTGGGGAAGTGCTGAGTTAGCTGAGGTCAAAGATTACCACCATTTCATAGCGCTGGGTAGTTTTATTAGGCTTGATTTTaattttagatttagattttgcGCAAAATGTGATCGGTTTTGACAATGTACCGCTACATGTATTTGAAGTGTACACTACTGACACCTACAGGACATATGGGGAACTGCAACTAGCCAAACAGGAtaaacattttgatttgtttgaaaagtTTGAAACTAGCCAATGATGACGACAGGACCGAGATGGGACTGCGACTAGCCAAACGGCCCAAATGGTGTCTCCTTGATTTGTTTGGACATCGAACATCTTGAAACATGCACTAGGAAACGTCatcaatttcatttgttttgacagttgaCAAGATCGAAACAGGACTTCAGCGGCACTTTGGCTGAACGGTGTAAACGTCGTCTTATTTGCGGTCGACATGAAAATTACAGAAATACAGCAGTTCAAtttggacttcttttttttcaacaaatcatTTTGTGAACCTACTTGAGTACGTTTCATTGTAACAGAGTACAGACTAATAGACATAGCGTTACCTCTCACGAAAACTCCCCCAATCGGTTTGGGCGGAAATGAGCATGATGGCCTCCCTACCTGCTGGTCGACGGGGTACACCTCGAACAAAACTTCGCGGCGTCCATCTTTCAGGGTCGCTTCGGAGCCCGGGTGGTGACGTCACAGGCTGGGGTCCACAAAATCGCGCTCACACGTGCGGCGTCGGCTTTAGATCTTTGTACAAAAGATGACGTCACTGGCGCGCGCCCAA is a window of Hippocampus zosterae strain Florida chromosome 16, ASM2543408v3, whole genome shotgun sequence DNA encoding:
- the LOC127587860 gene encoding ATP-sensitive inward rectifier potassium channel 15-like; the protein is MAARKAEVRRRIVSKDGHNNVRINNVEGMVKLYLHDIWTTVVDMKWRYKLTLFASTFIMTWFIFGVFFYLISMGNGDFEASLSSNHTPCLENVKTFTGAFLFSLESQTTIGYGFRYITEDCPLAIFTLVAQLVITGLAEIFVTGAFLAKLARPKKRAETIKFSRCAVVCRRQGQLRLMIQVANMRKSPLIQCQLSGKLLHANVTQEGEKTQVHQTSVNFYVDSSSDCPFLILPLTFYHVLDERSPLAGLSAENLQSREMELLVTLNATMESTAATTQSRTSYVPAEILWGYEFKPVIFATAGGRYVADFNFFDKVQVSSDAASLKNAEKLKLEENYKKE